The Haloarcula laminariae genomic sequence CCTTGATGTTCTCGGGCGTGTCGAAGTCGGGTTCGCCGACGCTCAGGTCGACGACGTCCTTGCCCTCGGCCTCCAGCTCGGCGGCCTTGTTGCTTATCGCGAGTGTCGCACTCGGCTCTACACGTTCGACCCGTGAAGCGAAGTCCATAGTCATAGTTTTGCGAGTTCGATGGCGCTCGTGACGGCCGAGCCGCCCTTGTCCGTGCGCGCCTCGGCTTCGTCCTTGCTCATGCCCGGCCCGATGATGCCCAGCGTGACGGGGGTGTCCCGCTTGAGCGACACGTCTGTCAGCCCCCCAGCGGCGGCGTCGGTGATGACCTTGTCGTGGTCCGTATCGCCCTCGATGACGACGCCCAGCACGGCGACGGCGTCGATATCGTCCAGCCGCGCCAGCCGGTCGGCGGCGAGCGGCGTGTCGTAGGCGCCGGGGACCGAGAGCGTCTCGGCGATGGTCGCGCCCGCGTCGGCGGCGGCCGCGTGCGCCGACTCCCGCATCGCGTCGATGACGTCCCCGTGTTTGTCGTACTGAGCCACGACCAGTCCGAGCTGCACCATATTCGGTTTGGGGACACTCGCGCGTAAAGAACTACCGTTCCGTGTCGGGAAACCAGAAAGATTCTAATCCCCGCTCGTCTTGCACTCAGTAATGTCTACGTCGAGCGGTGTCGTCTCTGCCCTCCAGCAGTTCCGGGACCGGAGCGCGGCGTGGTTCGACAGCGACGACTACGCGACGCTGAAAGTCGTCGTCGCGATAACGGTCCTCTCGCTCGTCCTCCGCACCGTCTTTCTCGGCGCCCGCGTGGCCCACTTCGACGAGGGCCGGGTGGCCTACTGGGCCTGGCACTTCGGCGAGACGGGCAACTTCGCCTACCGGTACATCATCCACGGGCCGTTCATCCAGCACGTCGACCGCTGGCTGTTCGCCCTCATCGGGCCCAGCGACTTCGCGATGCGGCTCCCGGTCGCCGTCGTCGGCGGACTGCTCCCCCTCTCGGCGCTGCTCCTGCGGGCGCACCTGGACCGGAGCGAGACCGTCGCGCTCGCGTTCCTCTTTACGCTCGACCCCGTCCTCGTCTACTACTCGCGGTTCATGCGCAGCGACGTCCTCGTCGCGGCGTTCATGTTCGTCGCCTTCGCCCTGCTCGTGCGGCTCTACGACACCCGCAAACCGCGCTACATGTACGCCGCCGCCGTCTTCCTCGCGCTCGGCTTCGCCTCGAAGGAGAACGCGCTCGTCTACGTCGTCACCTGGCTCGGCGCGACCGGTCTCCTGCTGGCGAAGCTTCTGATTCTGCCGAACGGCTTCCGCGACGCCGCCGCGTTCATGCTCCCCCGGCAGGTCAACGACCTCGCGACCGCCGTCCTGCCCGAGCGTTTCGGCCGGGTCGAGTTCGCCACCGGCCCCCCGTCAGCCGGCGCCGTCTGGGCCCGCGTGGTCGGCCGGGTGAAAGGCGACGTGTGGCGGGTCGTCGGTATCGTCCAGTCGTTCCGCAAGCGCCACGACCCCGCCTGGCAGGTCGCCGGCGCCTACGTCGGGCACGTCGTCCTCGCGCTGGTCGTCTTCGGGTTCGTCTCGCTGTACTTCTATGCGCCCCGCGGCGCCGGCATCGACGGCATCGAAAGCCACCCGGTCATCGCCGCGTCGACGCCCGGCTACGTCGGGTTCTGGGAGGGGATAACGAACCCAGCGCTGTTCGGGCAGCTGCTCGAGACCACGGTAGACCGCGTCGTCGACCAGTGGGGCAACTGGCTGGAGCCCGGCACGGAGAAGGCCCGGGACACGTACATGAAGCACTTCTGGGTGTCCACCGAGGCGCTGATACTGGGGTCGCGCGTGGTGGCGGTACTCGGGGCCGTGGGCTACGTCCTCGACCGGCTGAGTGCCACGACACCCCGTCACCTGGTCCCGTTTTGCTTCTATGCGGGCTTTGTCTCCATCTTCGGCTACCCGCTGGGGACCGACATCGGCGCGCCCTGGCTCGCCGTCCACGCCATCGTCCCGCTGGCGGTGCCGGCCGCAGTCGCGCTGGGCGCCGTGTTCCGCTGGGGGTCGGCGTCGCTTTCGACCGGTGACACGTCCCGCTTTACCAGCGCGACGCTCGTCCTCTTTGCCCTGTCGCTGCTTGTCGCCCAGTCCGCCGTGGGACAGGTCTATACGAACACCACCGAGGACGGGAACCCCCTGGTCCAGTACGCCCAGCCCAGCGAGAGCCTGAAAGACGACCTCCGGGAGATGGACCGGCTCGCGACGGCCAACGGCGGGCACACCGACGTGCTCGTCTACTACGGGCAGTCGGGGGGAGAGTTCGACCAGCACAACGCCTACGTCGGACCGAACCGGGACGAGTGGGACGAGTCCTACCGGAACAACAAACCCACCTGTCTGATGTGGTACAACGCACTGCCGCTGCCGTGGTACTTCGCCGCGGGCGATATGGACGTTCAGTGTGAGAACAACGAGCGGAATCTGGAGTCACTCCTCCGCCAGAGTCCGCCGCCGGTCATCATCACCCAGGACTTCGACCCGACAGTCCCCGAGGCGGCGCTGGAGGCCGCCGGCTACGAAAACGAGACCCACCGGATGCGGACCACCGGCGAACGGAACCTGTTCACGGTCTGGACGAACGAGGACGCCGTCGGCAACGAGACGGCACAATGACAACCGCCGTCGGCACCGGGATGGCGCAGTGACAACCGCCATCGACAGCGGGACCGAGCGCTGGAACTCAAAGGCTTAAGCGGACCCCAGCGGTAAGTCCGGCCATGACACGAACCTCTCCCGGCCCGACCGTCGGCGTCGTCGGCGGGGGACAGCTCGGACGGATGCTCGGCGAGGCCGCGGCGCCCCTCGGCGTCGAAGTGGTCGTCGCAGACCCGACGCCGGACTGCCCGGCCGCGCCGGTGGTCCGGGACCAGCTCGTCGGCGGTTTCGAGGACGAATCGACCGTCCGCGAACTCGCCGAGCGGGCCGACGTGCTGACCTTCGAAATCGAACTCGCCGACCCCGACGCCATGGAGCGGGTCGCCCAGGAGACCGGAACGCCGGTCCACCCGGCGCCGGAGACCCTGCGGACCATCCAGGACAAACTCGTCCAGAAGCGCCGGCTCTCCGAGGCCGGCGTGCCCGTCCCCGAGTTCCGCGGGGTCGACACCGCCGACGAACTCCGCGAGGCCTGCGAGGAACTGGGCTACCCCGCCATGCTGAAGGCCCGGACCGGCGGCTACGACGGGCGGGGCAACGTCCCGGTATCGGGCCCGGAAGACGCCGAGGCCGCGATAGACGAGGTCGCCGGGCCGGCCATGGTCGAGGAGATGGTCGACTTCGAGCGCGAACTCGCCGTGATGGGCTGTCTGGGCGACGGCGAACGGGACACGTTCCCCGTCACCGAGACCGTCCACCGCGAGGAGATTCTCCGCGAGAGCGTCGCACCGGCGCGGGCGAGCGACGAGGTCCGGGAGCGCGCCCGGGACGTGGCGCTGAAGGTACTCGACGCCATGGACGGTCGGGGCGTCTTCGGTATCGAACTGTTCCAGACCAGCGAGCCGCGGAGCGGCTCGGAAGGTTCGAGCGGGCAAAGCCCGCAAGAAGGCGAGATTCTGCTCAACGAAATCGCCCCGCGCCCGCACAACTCCGGTCACTGGACCATCGAGGGGTGCCACACCTCGCAGTTCGAACAGCACATCCGGGCCGTGCTCGGCGAGCCGCTCGGGACGACCGAAATCCGGGACCCGACCGTCTCCGCTAACATCCTCGGCGACATCGAGGAGCGCCAGGACGCCGTGCTGCGCGGGGAGGAGACGGTACTTGCGACGGAACGAGCGCACCTCCACTGGTACGGCAAGCGCGAGGTGTACCCGCTCCGGAAGATGGGGCACGTCACGATGACTGGCGACGACCGCGACGGGCTGTTGGCCGAGGTCAGCGAGCTGCGCGACGGGCTCACTTTCCGCGGGTAGAACCGAGCGGCATTTGTCCGTCCGGACCCGAGCGCGAGGTATGGACCGACGGGCCTTCCTCCGGACAGCCGTCCCGACGGCGGCGGTCGGACTGGCCGGCTGTATCGGTGGCGGCACACCGAGCGACTACGACGTGGGGATGGGTGCGAAGGTGTTTCGCCCGGAGACCATCGAGGTCTCGGCCGGCACCACGGTCACCTGGCTGAACACGAACAAGCAGGGCCACTCCGTGACCGCCTACGAGAGCGGCCTCCCCGACGGCGCCGACTACTTCGCGTCCGGCGGGTTCGACAGCGAGGAGGCCGCACGCGACGCCTGGGGCAACAGCTCCGGCGGGACGATGTTCGAGGGCGACACCTTCGAACACACCTTCGAGGTGCCCGGCGAGTACCCCTACTTCTGTATCCCCCACGAGACGGGTGGGATGGTCGGTACCGTCGTCGTCACCGGGGAGTCGGCAACGCCGACCGAGGCTGTGACGGCCACGACGGACTGACGGAGCGGGGGCTCACGGCGCGGCCGCTCGTCGTCGGTGAGAAAAAGTGAAGTGAGCCGTCCTGAATCAGGCTTCGACGTCGACGTCGTCCTCGTCGACGTCGACGGCCGTCTCCTCTTCGGCGGCGACCTCTTCGGGACGCGCTTCGAGCGTCGTCTTCTGGATTTCGACGCGTCGGAGCGGGTAGATGTCCTTGGCCTCGCCGTAGATGGCCGAGGAGAGGCGGCCCTCGACGACCGAGTCGATGACCTCTTCGAAGGTGCGGTCCTTCGCGGTCTCGCGGACGAGGTCGATCATCGTCCGGCGGATGGCCTTCTCCTGGGAGGCGTCGGCCTTCTTGGTCGTGACGGCGACCGGCTGAATCTGGACGCGGTAGTCGTCCGTCGTCAGCACGGTGATGAAGGCCTCGACCTTCGAGGAGCCGCGGCGGACGAGCGAGCGCAGGTAGTCCCGCGTCAGCTCGTGCTTGATGAACTCCGTGTACGCGGTGTCGGAGGCGACCTCGTTGATCTTGAAGGTCAGTTTCGTGTTGTTCTCGCTGGCGTCGTTGTTCAGTTCGCCCAGCGTGGTCTCGATGGTGCGGCCGAGCACCTTGTCCGGTTCGTCTGCTGTGGTCTTGCCGAGAGTCTCCCGGTCGAACTGCTCGGGAGCCTGCACGGTGTACCACCGTTTCTGCTGTGTGCGCTTGGAGACGCTTCGTTCACTCATGGTTGGATTGTGTTGGGTCGGTCGTAAGCTGTGCTGCGACGCGGAGGTTGACGACGTAGTCGTCGACTGTCGACTGGAGGCCGCTGGTGTTGTCGCGCTCTATCGTCGTGACCACGGCGTCGCCCTCGACGCGGGTGGTCATCTCGGCGGTGTTGTCCGGGCGGACGGCCGCGACGACGCGTTCGGCGGCGTCGGGCGAGCCGAACTCGGTCTCGATGTCGGCCCGTCTCATACTGCCTCCCGGAACGCTTCGATGAGTTCCGACGTGGGCACGTCGAACTGTGCGCGGGCGCGGTCGTCCCGTCCCGCCGACTCGCCGCCGACGGCGTCGGTCGCGGCGCGCATGGTCGCGGCCACGTCCCGGCCGTCGGTCGCGCGGGCGGCCGCTTTGCCGTCGGTCACGACGAGCGTGACCGGCTCCGGCGCGTGGAAGTCGGCCAGGAGGCGGGCGACGGTGCCGACCGGCATCTCGTCCCCGCGGGCGACGAACAGGCCGTCGTACCGGCCGGTCGTCGCGTCGGCGACGGCGCCGTGGGCGCGGCTCGCGTGGGTCCGCCAGGCCGACAGCGCCGATTCGCGGACACCCTCGTGCCCCAGCGCGAGCGCGATGCCCGTGCCGGGTGCCTCGCGGGCGACCGCATCGAGCACGTCGGCGTAGCCGCCGACCGTCTCGAAGGGGCCGCCGGCGTAGGGGTGCAACGCCGCTGCGACTGTCTCGGTCGCCCGCTCGGGAGCGTCCTCGGTGACAGCCAGCGCGACCAGCGACGCGATGCGCCGGCGGTCGTCGTCGGCGGGGTCGTCGGGCAGGTCCAGCTCCGCGAGCGCTGCCCGTGCCCGTTCGACATCTCCGGAGAACGGGCCCGACAGCAGCGTCGAGTGGGCCAGTCCGTCGGCGATGTCCGCGACCGGGACGGCGAGTCCCGGACGTCGTTCGACGCCGGCGCGTTCGGCGGCGTCGGCGACCGTGCCGTCGACCGCGCCGCCGGCAACGGTGCCGGCGAGCGCGAGGACGGGGTCCGGACTGGCGCCGAGTTCGCGGGCGACGGTGTTGGCCGTCGCGGCCGGCCTCGCCGACAGCGTGTGGTCGGCGCCGTGACCGCCGGCGCCGAGCGCGACTGTGACGTCTGCCTCGGTGGACCGGTCGGGGTCGGCGAAGGGGGCGACGACGCTCGCCTGGAACGGCGTGTCGTCGGCCGTCAGTGCCTGCGCCAGCAGCCCCGTCCCGGCGAGCGCCTCGCCGGTCGCGTCGCTGACGAGCCGCACGAAGGCGGCCCCGTCGAGCGCGGCGGCGAGGTCACTGGGCGAGGGGGCTGGCGCCTGGTCCCGACCGGTAGCCGACATTACAGGAGCGAGGCGGCTTTCTCGTAGCTGTAGGTGAAGTCCTCGTCGATTTCGTCACCGCGGTAGTAGTCGACGAGCCGGCGAATCTTCGACTGCGTGTTCTGCAGGGCGCGCTTGTTCTGGTGGTCGCCGGGGTGTTCGTCCATGTGGTCGCGCAGGCGGACCGCGCGCTTCATCAGGTTTCGGAGGTCCTCGGGGAAGTCGGGGTCGGCGTCGTTGTCCTCGAGAATCTCGGTGACCTTCTTGCCGGTCGCCAGCTTGACGTTCGGGATGGACGTGCCCTGAACGCCTTCGTCGCGCAGTTTCAGGCCGATTTCGCTGGGCGAGTGGCCCTGCTCTGCGAGTTCGACGACGCGTGCCTCGATGGCGTCTTCGTCGACGTCGCTCCACTCCGGGGGTTCGTCTGCCGCCGGCTTGTCCGAGTCGGACGAGCCGCGGCGGCGTGTGTGCATTCGTGCCATAGTTGTCGTTGGAACCGCACGAACCGCTCGTCGCTACCGGTAGCGAGGCGTATCGGCATCGGCTGATGCCAAACACGGCCGCAATCCCGAGCCGCGGAAGCCCGCGGCGTGTCAGATTTGCGGTCGTGCTGTTCCCGTGGGGAACTCGCCCGTCACGGGACTAAACCGTTTCCATCTGTCCCGAGGGGTCGTTGCGGGCGGAGAACGGCCAGCGCGCTTATTAGGTCCGATTGCGTCTGTTCGTAGTATGCTTGCCTGTTCGGGTCAGGGCGACCAGCGGCGGCTACGGGCACAGTCCGGGCCGCTCGGGTTTCTGCTCGTCTTCGCGCTGGTCATCGCGGCGACGACGATCATCGTAGCGCTGGGTGCGGGGGCGATAGACGGCACACAGGAGACCCTCGACACGGAGCGAACGGAGAAGACGATGACGCAGCTCGACTCGCAGGCCGCGCTGGTCGCGCTGGGGAACTCCCAGCGCCAGCGAGTGGACCTCGCGACGGGGCGGGACTCGACGTACATGGCCGAGGAGGGGGCCGGGCGGATGACGCTGTCGTACAGGAATCAGACGAACGGGAACGAGACGGAGGTGTTCTCGACGGAGATGGGCCGCATCATCTACGAGACGAACGACGGCACCACCGTCGCCTACCAGGGCGGTGGCGTCTGGCGGTCGGACGGCGACGGTAACTCGGTGATGGTGTCGCCCCCGGAGTTCCACTACCGCGACGCCACGCTCACGCTGCCGCTGGTGACGGTCGGTTCGTCCGGGTCCATCGGCGACCGCGCCGTCATCTCCGACGCGAACACCACGCGGTACTTCCCCAATCCAGGCATGAACGGAAACTACACCAATCCCCTGGAGAACGCGCGAGTCGAGGTGTCCGTCACCAGCGCGTACTACCGCGCGTGGGGGCGGTATTTCGAGACCCGGACCGACGGCGAAGTGGAGTACGACCACGGAACCGACACGGTGACGCTGGCGCTGGTCACGCCGCTGCAGAACACGAAGGTTACCTCGGCCACGTCGAGCCTCTCGGCCAGCGGGACCTTCAACCTGAACGGCAAC encodes the following:
- a CDS encoding 5-(carboxyamino)imidazole ribonucleotide synthase — encoded protein: MTRTSPGPTVGVVGGGQLGRMLGEAAAPLGVEVVVADPTPDCPAAPVVRDQLVGGFEDESTVRELAERADVLTFEIELADPDAMERVAQETGTPVHPAPETLRTIQDKLVQKRRLSEAGVPVPEFRGVDTADELREACEELGYPAMLKARTGGYDGRGNVPVSGPEDAEAAIDEVAGPAMVEEMVDFERELAVMGCLGDGERDTFPVTETVHREEILRESVAPARASDEVRERARDVALKVLDAMDGRGVFGIELFQTSEPRSGSEGSSGQSPQEGEILLNEIAPRPHNSGHWTIEGCHTSQFEQHIRAVLGEPLGTTEIRDPTVSANILGDIEERQDAVLRGEETVLATERAHLHWYGKREVYPLRKMGHVTMTGDDRDGLLAEVSELRDGLTFRG
- a CDS encoding 30S ribosomal protein S3ae yields the protein MSERSVSKRTQQKRWYTVQAPEQFDRETLGKTTADEPDKVLGRTIETTLGELNNDASENNTKLTFKINEVASDTAYTEFIKHELTRDYLRSLVRRGSSKVEAFITVLTTDDYRVQIQPVAVTTKKADASQEKAIRRTMIDLVRETAKDRTFEEVIDSVVEGRLSSAIYGEAKDIYPLRRVEIQKTTLEARPEEVAAEEETAVDVDEDDVDVEA
- a CDS encoding flippase activity-associated protein Agl23, which codes for MSTSSGVVSALQQFRDRSAAWFDSDDYATLKVVVAITVLSLVLRTVFLGARVAHFDEGRVAYWAWHFGETGNFAYRYIIHGPFIQHVDRWLFALIGPSDFAMRLPVAVVGGLLPLSALLLRAHLDRSETVALAFLFTLDPVLVYYSRFMRSDVLVAAFMFVAFALLVRLYDTRKPRYMYAAAVFLALGFASKENALVYVVTWLGATGLLLAKLLILPNGFRDAAAFMLPRQVNDLATAVLPERFGRVEFATGPPSAGAVWARVVGRVKGDVWRVVGIVQSFRKRHDPAWQVAGAYVGHVVLALVVFGFVSLYFYAPRGAGIDGIESHPVIAASTPGYVGFWEGITNPALFGQLLETTVDRVVDQWGNWLEPGTEKARDTYMKHFWVSTEALILGSRVVAVLGAVGYVLDRLSATTPRHLVPFCFYAGFVSIFGYPLGTDIGAPWLAVHAIVPLAVPAAVALGAVFRWGSASLSTGDTSRFTSATLVLFALSLLVAQSAVGQVYTNTTEDGNPLVQYAQPSESLKDDLREMDRLATANGGHTDVLVYYGQSGGEFDQHNAYVGPNRDEWDESYRNNKPTCLMWYNALPLPWYFAAGDMDVQCENNERNLESLLRQSPPPVIITQDFDPTVPEAALEAAGYENETHRMRTTGERNLFTVWTNEDAVGNETAQ
- a CDS encoding KEOPS complex subunit Pcc1; amino-acid sequence: MRRADIETEFGSPDAAERVVAAVRPDNTAEMTTRVEGDAVVTTIERDNTSGLQSTVDDYVVNLRVAAQLTTDPTQSNHE
- the ribH gene encoding 6,7-dimethyl-8-ribityllumazine synthase; amino-acid sequence: MVQLGLVVAQYDKHGDVIDAMRESAHAAAADAGATIAETLSVPGAYDTPLAADRLARLDDIDAVAVLGVVIEGDTDHDKVITDAAAGGLTDVSLKRDTPVTLGIIGPGMSKDEAEARTDKGGSAVTSAIELAKL
- a CDS encoding 30S ribosomal protein S15, with translation MARMHTRRRGSSDSDKPAADEPPEWSDVDEDAIEARVVELAEQGHSPSEIGLKLRDEGVQGTSIPNVKLATGKKVTEILEDNDADPDFPEDLRNLMKRAVRLRDHMDEHPGDHQNKRALQNTQSKIRRLVDYYRGDEIDEDFTYSYEKAASLL
- a CDS encoding plastocyanin/azurin family copper-binding protein — protein: MDRRAFLRTAVPTAAVGLAGCIGGGTPSDYDVGMGAKVFRPETIEVSAGTTVTWLNTNKQGHSVTAYESGLPDGADYFASGGFDSEEAARDAWGNSSGGTMFEGDTFEHTFEVPGEYPYFCIPHETGGMVGTVVVTGESATPTEAVTATTD